The Camelina sativa cultivar DH55 chromosome 14, Cs, whole genome shotgun sequence genome includes a window with the following:
- the LOC104738783 gene encoding protein LOW PSII ACCUMULATION 1, chloroplastic, translating into MAVATAPSLNRHFLRRVSNPYSRVKKRRPWLTPGDSTLFYSRRNWDSHLLVFASSSSPSPSSSPSSPNSPTDDLTAESCVNTGLDLFKRGRVKDGLVKFETALSLNPNSIESQAAYYNKACCHAYLGEGKKAADCLRIALRDYNLKFATILNDPDLASFRALPEFKELQEETRLGGEDIGNSFRRDLKLISEVRAPFRGVRKFFYFAFAAAAGISTFFTVPRLIQAFKGGDGAPDLLETTGNAAINIGGIVVLVSLFLWENKKEEEQMVQINRDETLSRLPLRLSTNRVVELVQLRDTVRPVILAGKKETVTLAMQKADRFRTELLRRGVLLVPVVFGERKTPVTGKKGFGASSKAATSLPSIGEDFDSRAQSVVAQSKLKGEIRFKAETVSPGEWERWIRDQQTSEGVDPGDDVYIILRLDGRVRRSGRGMPDWAEISQELPPMDDMLSKLER; encoded by the exons ATGGCTGTGGCTACAGCTCCGTCGCTAAACCGCCATTTCCTACGCCGCGTCTCGAACCCTTACTCGAGAGTGAAGAAACGAAGACCATGGCTAACTCCAggagactctacccttttttaTTCTCGCCGGAATTGGGATTCCCATCTCCTTGTTTTcgcctcctcttcttctccgtctCCGTCGTCTTCGCCTTCATCTCCAAATTCTCCGACGGATGATCTCACTGCTGAGTCGTGCGTCAACACTGGTCTTGATCTCTTTAAGAGAGGACGG GTCAAAGATGGTCTTGTTAAGTTTGAGACGGCACTGAGTTTGAATCCAAATTCTATCGAGTCACAAGCTGCTTACTATAACAAAGCGTGTTGTCATGCTTACCT GGGTGAAGGAAAAAAAGCTGCTGATTGTTTGAGAATTGCGTTGAGAGATTATAACCTAAAGTTTGCCACGATTCTTAACGATCCTGACTTAGCATCCTTTCGTGCATTACCCGAGTTTAAGGAGCTGCAAGAAGAG ACTAGGTTAGGCGGGGAAGATATTGGCAATAGTTTCCGGAGAGATCTAAAACTTATAAGTGAAGTACGAGCACCGTTTCGTGGTGTTAGAAAGTTCTTTTATTTTGCATTTGCAGCAGCAGCAGGTATCTCAACGTTCTTTACCGTACCAAGACTGATTCAGGCATTTAAAGGCGGTGATGGTGCTCCAGATCTTCTGGAAACTACGGGAAATGCTGCAATTAACATTGGCG GTATTGTTGTTCTGGTTTCATTATTCCTTTGGGAAaacaagaaagaggaagaacaaatgGTTCAAATAAATCGAGACGAAACTCTTTCCCGGCTGCCTCTACGTCTGTCAACCAACCGAGTTGTTGAACTTGTGCAGCTAAGGGATACAGTTCGACCG GTTATTCTGGCGGGGAAAAAAGAGACTGTTACACTCGCGATGCAAAAAGCAGATAGGTTCAGAACTGAGCTCCTAAGAAGAGGTGTTCTCTTGGTTCCTGTGGTATTCGGTGAACGTAAAACACCGGTAACCGGAAAAAAAGGCTTTGGGGCTTCTTCAAAGGCAGCTACATCTCTTCCTTCAATTGGG GAAGATTTTGATTCACGGGCTCAATCAGTAGTAGCACAATCGAAGCTGAAAGGTGAAATCAGGTTCAAGGCCGAGACTGTTTCGCCTGGTGAATGGGAAAG GTGGATAAGAGATCAACAGACATCTGAAGGAGTTGACCCAGGTGATGATGTGTACATTATACTGCGGTTAGATGGTCGAGTCCGCAGATCGGGTAGA GGGATGCCGGACTGGGCAGAGATATCGCAGGAGTTGCCGCCGATGGATGACATGCTCAGTAAGTTAGAAAGATGA